From Mastacembelus armatus chromosome 13, fMasArm1.2, whole genome shotgun sequence, one genomic window encodes:
- the clip3 gene encoding CAP-Gly domain-containing linker protein 3 isoform X1: MTKEENLEVQEKERHDQEEQEEERVQREEEVALTEEEEEDEEEEEEEYELEEEREGEDRAEVDDEEDDEQEDEREDREECEEEEDPPAELERDDEPEAEPLSVSEFQTPLQEPRCRAMVHPSAQAPLPKDYAFTFFDPNDPACLEILMDPRTSIPELFAIVRQWVPQVQHKIDIIGNEILKRGCHVNDRDGLTDMTLLHYSCKAGAHGVGDPAAALRLTSQLISLGADVSLRSRWTNMNALHYAAYFDVPELIRVLLKATKPRVLNSTCSDFHYGTALHIAASNLCLGAVKCLLEHGANPTVRNDKGQVPAEVVPDPMDMSLDKAEAAMVAKELKQLLLDAVPLSCNLPRATLPNYDNIPGNLMLSSLGLKLGDRVVLDDMKTGTLRFCGTTEFASGQWVGVELDEPEGKNDGSVGGVRYFICPPKLGIFAPVSKISKAVDQTPSSVTSTPRTPRMDLASRLAGKTKKEKEKKEKEREKAQRRKKSVASVDPEGMNVEVGDQVLVAGQKHGIVRFYGKTDFAPGYWFGIELDQPTGKHDGSVFGVRYFSCLPKYGVFAPPSRVQRIGGPKDGSQNDSSMVKKVHQVTMSQPKRNFNTMRSPKDLTSESSISRLLFCCWFPWMLRAEMQS, encoded by the exons ATGACTAAAGAGGAGAACCTGGAGGtgcaggagaaggagaggcatgaccaggaggagcaggaggaggaaagggtccagagagaggaggaggtggcgttgactgaggaggaggaggaagatgaggaggaggaagaagaagaatacgagttagaggaggagagggagggtgaggaCAGGGCGGAGGTGGAcgatgaggaggacgatgaaCAGGAGGACGAAcgggaggacagagaggaatgtgaggaagaggaggatccACCAGCTGAACTGGAGCGGGACGACGAGCCAGAGGCTGAGCCACTGTCGGTGTCCGAGTTCCAGACTCCACTTCAGGAGCCACGCTGCCGAGCCATGGTGCACCCGTCAGCCCAGGCACCGCTGCCCAAAGACTACG CGTTCACCTTCTTCGACCCAAATGACCCGGCCTGTTTGGAGATCCTCATGGATCCTAGAACATCCATCCCGGAGCTATTTGCTATCGTGCGTCAGTGGGTACCACAGGTGCAGCACAAGATCGACATCATCGGCAACGAG ATCCTGAAACGTGGCTGCCATGTGAACGACCGCGATGGTTTGACTGACATGACACTGCTGCACTACAGCTGCAAGGCTGGAGCGCACGGAGTGG GCGACCCGGCAGCAGCGCTGCGTCTCACCAGTCAGCTGATCTCTCTGGGCGCTGATGTGAGTCTAAGGAGCCGCTGGACCAACATGAACGCTCTGCACTATGCCGCTTACTTCGACGTCCCAGAACTGATCCGAGTCCTGCTCAAAGCCACGAAACCCAgag TGTTGAACTCCACATGCAGTGATTTCCACTATGGCACAGCTCTGCACATTGCCGCCTCTAACCTGTGTCTGGGTGCAGTCAAATGCCTGCTGGAACATGGAGCCAACCCCACCGTCCGG AACGATAAGGGCCAGGTTCCAGCGGAGGTGGTTCCTGACCCGATGGACATGAGCCTGGACAAGGCCGAGGCCGCCATGGTGGCCAAAGaactgaagcagctgctgctggacgcCGTCCCTCTGAGCTGCAACCTTCCCAGAGCCACGCTACCCAACTACGACAACATCCCAGGGAACCTGATGCTGTCGTCACTGGGGCTGAAGCTGGGCGACCGCGTGGTGCTGGACGATATGAAG ACCGGTACTCTGAGGTTTTGTGGTACGACGGAGTTCGCCAGTGGTCAGTGGGTTGGCGTGGAGCTCGACGAGCCAGAGGGAAAGAACGACGGCAGTGTGGGCGGTGTGCGCTACTTCATCTGCCCTCCTAAACTAG GAATTTTTGCTCCAGTGTCAAAGATTTCCAAGGCCGTGGATCAGACGCCTTCGTCAGTAACGTCCACCCCCAGAACCCCTCGCATGGACCTGGCCTCCCGCCTGGCAGGCAAGAccaagaaggagaaagagaagaaggagaaggagagagagaaag cccagaggaggaagaagtcAGTAGCCAGTGTGGATCCAGAGGGAATGAACGTGGAGGTTGGAGATCAGGTTCTGGTGGCTGGACAGAAACACGGTATCGTCCGGTTCTACGGCAAGACTGACTTCGCTCCAG GTTACTGGTTTGGTATCGAGTTGGATCAGCCCACAGGAAAACATGATGGTTCTGTGTTTGGAGTCCGTTACTTCAGCTGCCTGCCCAAATACGGAGTGTTTGCTCCACCTTCCCGTGTCCAGAG AATCGGAGGTCCCAAAGACGGCTCACAGAATGACAGCTCCATGGTGAAGAAGGTCCACCAGGTCACTA TGTCGCAGCCCAAGCGTAACTTCAACACGATGCGGTCTCCTAAAGACCTGACCTCTGAGAGCTCCATATCCAG GTTGCTGTTCTGCTGTTGGTTTCCGTGGATGCTGCGTGCTGAGATGCAGTCCTAA
- the dharma gene encoding dharma produces MDGSRVSDFSIERILSPQLGHKPQVEFSPDEYLQGFPGRFSLDCGNLEPPAPVPMPVPVPGCLQYRGMGCVEACYPCGAGFHRTDFTSIYPNSGVYLHFSSRDSTDAQPLPGYHGYHQAGVSSQSQHRQKARTRTVFTDSQSRQLEALFELTDYPAVEARAEVARRSGLSEETVRVWFKNRRARRKRQCSGSKVKSPPPTPEKQLSTSFP; encoded by the exons ATGGATGGAAGCAGAGTCTCGGACTTCAGCATCGAGCGCATCCTCTCCCCGCAGCTCGGACACAAGCCGCAGGTGGAGTTTTCACCGGACGAATACCTCCAGGGGTTCCCCGGCAGATTCAGCCTGGACTGCGGGAACCTCGAACCACCTGCGCCGGTCCCAATGCCCGTGCCGGTGCCAGGCTGCCTGCAGTACCGAGGGATGGGCTGCGTAGAGGCGTGTTACCCGTGCGGAGCCGGTTTCCACCGCACAGATTTCACCAGCATTTACCCGAACTCCGGAGTTTACTTGCACTTCAGCAGCCGAGACTCCACAG ATGCTCAGCCTTTACCTGGTTACCATGGCTACCACCAGGCCGGGGTGTCCTCGCAGTCGCAGCACCGACAGAAGGCTCGGACGAGGACGGTGTTCACTGACAGCCAGAGCAGGCAGCTGGAGGCGCTGTTCGAGCTCACCGACTACCCGGCGGTGGAGGCGCGGGCCGAGGTGGCGCGGCGCAGCGGCCTGAGCGAGGAGACCGTGAGG GTGTGGTTCAAGAACCGCAGAGCCCGGAGGAAGCGGCAGTGCAGCgggtcaaaggtcaaatctCCGCCCCCTACTCCAGAGAAGCAGCTCTCCACCTCCTTCCCCTGA
- the clip3 gene encoding CAP-Gly domain-containing linker protein 3 isoform X3: MVHPSAQAPLPKDYAFTFFDPNDPACLEILMDPRTSIPELFAIVRQWVPQVQHKIDIIGNEILKRGCHVNDRDGLTDMTLLHYSCKAGAHGVGDPAAALRLTSQLISLGADVSLRSRWTNMNALHYAAYFDVPELIRVLLKATKPRVLNSTCSDFHYGTALHIAASNLCLGAVKCLLEHGANPTVRNDKGQVPAEVVPDPMDMSLDKAEAAMVAKELKQLLLDAVPLSCNLPRATLPNYDNIPGNLMLSSLGLKLGDRVVLDDMKTGTLRFCGTTEFASGQWVGVELDEPEGKNDGSVGGVRYFICPPKLGIFAPVSKISKAVDQTPSSVTSTPRTPRMDLASRLAGKTKKEKEKKEKEREKAQRRKKSVASVDPEGMNVEVGDQVLVAGQKHGIVRFYGKTDFAPGYWFGIELDQPTGKHDGSVFGVRYFSCLPKYGVFAPPSRVQRIGGPKDGSQNDSSMVKKVHQVTMSQPKRNFNTMRSPKDLTSESSISR; encoded by the exons ATGGTGCACCCGTCAGCCCAGGCACCGCTGCCCAAAGACTACG CGTTCACCTTCTTCGACCCAAATGACCCGGCCTGTTTGGAGATCCTCATGGATCCTAGAACATCCATCCCGGAGCTATTTGCTATCGTGCGTCAGTGGGTACCACAGGTGCAGCACAAGATCGACATCATCGGCAACGAG ATCCTGAAACGTGGCTGCCATGTGAACGACCGCGATGGTTTGACTGACATGACACTGCTGCACTACAGCTGCAAGGCTGGAGCGCACGGAGTGG GCGACCCGGCAGCAGCGCTGCGTCTCACCAGTCAGCTGATCTCTCTGGGCGCTGATGTGAGTCTAAGGAGCCGCTGGACCAACATGAACGCTCTGCACTATGCCGCTTACTTCGACGTCCCAGAACTGATCCGAGTCCTGCTCAAAGCCACGAAACCCAgag TGTTGAACTCCACATGCAGTGATTTCCACTATGGCACAGCTCTGCACATTGCCGCCTCTAACCTGTGTCTGGGTGCAGTCAAATGCCTGCTGGAACATGGAGCCAACCCCACCGTCCGG AACGATAAGGGCCAGGTTCCAGCGGAGGTGGTTCCTGACCCGATGGACATGAGCCTGGACAAGGCCGAGGCCGCCATGGTGGCCAAAGaactgaagcagctgctgctggacgcCGTCCCTCTGAGCTGCAACCTTCCCAGAGCCACGCTACCCAACTACGACAACATCCCAGGGAACCTGATGCTGTCGTCACTGGGGCTGAAGCTGGGCGACCGCGTGGTGCTGGACGATATGAAG ACCGGTACTCTGAGGTTTTGTGGTACGACGGAGTTCGCCAGTGGTCAGTGGGTTGGCGTGGAGCTCGACGAGCCAGAGGGAAAGAACGACGGCAGTGTGGGCGGTGTGCGCTACTTCATCTGCCCTCCTAAACTAG GAATTTTTGCTCCAGTGTCAAAGATTTCCAAGGCCGTGGATCAGACGCCTTCGTCAGTAACGTCCACCCCCAGAACCCCTCGCATGGACCTGGCCTCCCGCCTGGCAGGCAAGAccaagaaggagaaagagaagaaggagaaggagagagagaaag cccagaggaggaagaagtcAGTAGCCAGTGTGGATCCAGAGGGAATGAACGTGGAGGTTGGAGATCAGGTTCTGGTGGCTGGACAGAAACACGGTATCGTCCGGTTCTACGGCAAGACTGACTTCGCTCCAG GTTACTGGTTTGGTATCGAGTTGGATCAGCCCACAGGAAAACATGATGGTTCTGTGTTTGGAGTCCGTTACTTCAGCTGCCTGCCCAAATACGGAGTGTTTGCTCCACCTTCCCGTGTCCAGAG AATCGGAGGTCCCAAAGACGGCTCACAGAATGACAGCTCCATGGTGAAGAAGGTCCACCAGGTCACTA TGTCGCAGCCCAAGCGTAACTTCAACACGATGCGGTCTCCTAAAGACCTGACCTCTGAGAGCTCCATATCCAG GTAA
- the clip3 gene encoding CAP-Gly domain-containing linker protein 3 isoform X2, which produces MVHPSAQAPLPKDYAFTFFDPNDPACLEILMDPRTSIPELFAIVRQWVPQVQHKIDIIGNEILKRGCHVNDRDGLTDMTLLHYSCKAGAHGVGDPAAALRLTSQLISLGADVSLRSRWTNMNALHYAAYFDVPELIRVLLKATKPRVLNSTCSDFHYGTALHIAASNLCLGAVKCLLEHGANPTVRNDKGQVPAEVVPDPMDMSLDKAEAAMVAKELKQLLLDAVPLSCNLPRATLPNYDNIPGNLMLSSLGLKLGDRVVLDDMKTGTLRFCGTTEFASGQWVGVELDEPEGKNDGSVGGVRYFICPPKLGIFAPVSKISKAVDQTPSSVTSTPRTPRMDLASRLAGKTKKEKEKKEKEREKAQRRKKSVASVDPEGMNVEVGDQVLVAGQKHGIVRFYGKTDFAPGYWFGIELDQPTGKHDGSVFGVRYFSCLPKYGVFAPPSRVQRIGGPKDGSQNDSSMVKKVHQVTMSQPKRNFNTMRSPKDLTSESSISSPNR; this is translated from the exons ATGGTGCACCCGTCAGCCCAGGCACCGCTGCCCAAAGACTACG CGTTCACCTTCTTCGACCCAAATGACCCGGCCTGTTTGGAGATCCTCATGGATCCTAGAACATCCATCCCGGAGCTATTTGCTATCGTGCGTCAGTGGGTACCACAGGTGCAGCACAAGATCGACATCATCGGCAACGAG ATCCTGAAACGTGGCTGCCATGTGAACGACCGCGATGGTTTGACTGACATGACACTGCTGCACTACAGCTGCAAGGCTGGAGCGCACGGAGTGG GCGACCCGGCAGCAGCGCTGCGTCTCACCAGTCAGCTGATCTCTCTGGGCGCTGATGTGAGTCTAAGGAGCCGCTGGACCAACATGAACGCTCTGCACTATGCCGCTTACTTCGACGTCCCAGAACTGATCCGAGTCCTGCTCAAAGCCACGAAACCCAgag TGTTGAACTCCACATGCAGTGATTTCCACTATGGCACAGCTCTGCACATTGCCGCCTCTAACCTGTGTCTGGGTGCAGTCAAATGCCTGCTGGAACATGGAGCCAACCCCACCGTCCGG AACGATAAGGGCCAGGTTCCAGCGGAGGTGGTTCCTGACCCGATGGACATGAGCCTGGACAAGGCCGAGGCCGCCATGGTGGCCAAAGaactgaagcagctgctgctggacgcCGTCCCTCTGAGCTGCAACCTTCCCAGAGCCACGCTACCCAACTACGACAACATCCCAGGGAACCTGATGCTGTCGTCACTGGGGCTGAAGCTGGGCGACCGCGTGGTGCTGGACGATATGAAG ACCGGTACTCTGAGGTTTTGTGGTACGACGGAGTTCGCCAGTGGTCAGTGGGTTGGCGTGGAGCTCGACGAGCCAGAGGGAAAGAACGACGGCAGTGTGGGCGGTGTGCGCTACTTCATCTGCCCTCCTAAACTAG GAATTTTTGCTCCAGTGTCAAAGATTTCCAAGGCCGTGGATCAGACGCCTTCGTCAGTAACGTCCACCCCCAGAACCCCTCGCATGGACCTGGCCTCCCGCCTGGCAGGCAAGAccaagaaggagaaagagaagaaggagaaggagagagagaaag cccagaggaggaagaagtcAGTAGCCAGTGTGGATCCAGAGGGAATGAACGTGGAGGTTGGAGATCAGGTTCTGGTGGCTGGACAGAAACACGGTATCGTCCGGTTCTACGGCAAGACTGACTTCGCTCCAG GTTACTGGTTTGGTATCGAGTTGGATCAGCCCACAGGAAAACATGATGGTTCTGTGTTTGGAGTCCGTTACTTCAGCTGCCTGCCCAAATACGGAGTGTTTGCTCCACCTTCCCGTGTCCAGAG AATCGGAGGTCCCAAAGACGGCTCACAGAATGACAGCTCCATGGTGAAGAAGGTCCACCAGGTCACTA TGTCGCAGCCCAAGCGTAACTTCAACACGATGCGGTCTCCTAAAGACCTGACCTCTGAGAGCTCCATATCCAG CCCAAACAGGTAA